A region from the Ciconia boyciana chromosome 1, ASM3463844v1, whole genome shotgun sequence genome encodes:
- the ING3 gene encoding inhibitor of growth protein 3 isoform X1, producing the protein MLYLEDYLEMIEQLPMDLRDRFTEMREMDLQVQNAMDQLEQRVNEFFMNAKKNKPEWREEQMTSIKKDYYKALEDADEKVQLANQIYDLVDRHLRKLDQELAKFKMELEADNAGITEILERRSLELDTPSQPVNNHHAHSHTPVEKRKHNPSSHHSTTDHVPEKKFKSEALLSTLTSDASKENTPGCRNSNSSSSSNNAYNTNSSQPLASYNLGSLSSGSGAGAITMAAAQAVQATAQMKEGRRTSSLKASYEAFKNNDFQLGREFSLSRDSTGYSSSALASTLTQTLSSSTTDSRSGRKSKNNNKSSSQQSSSSSSSSSLSSCSSSSALAQELSQQTAVIPESDSNSQVDWTYDPNEPRYCICNQVSYGEMVGCDNQDCPIEWFHYGCVGLTEAPKGKWYCPQCTAAMKRRGSRHK; encoded by the exons ATGCAATGGATCAGCTTGAGCAGAGGGTAAATGAATTTTTTatgaatgcaaagaaaaacaaacctgaatGGAGAGAAGAACAAATGACATCAATCAAAAAA GATTATTATAAGGCTTTGGAAGATGCAGATGAAAAAGTGCAACTGGCTAATCAAATATATGATTTG GTAGACCGTCATTTGAGAAAATTGGACCAGGAACTCgctaaatttaaaatggaacTTGAAGCAGATAATGCTGGAATTACGGAAATATTAGAGAGAA GGTCTCTGGAGCTGGATACACCATCACAGCCTGTGAATAACCATCATGCCCATTCTCACACTCCAGTAGAGA aaaGGAAACACAATCCATCTTCTCACCATAGTACAACAGATCATGTTCCTGAAAAGAAGTTTAAATCTGAAGCTCTTCTATCTACCCTGACTTCAGATgcttctaaagaaaatacacCAG GGTGTCGAAACAGTAATTCATCATCCTCTTCAAACAATGCATACAATACAAACTCTTCTCAACCATTGGCATCATATAACCTGGGCTCATTATCTTCAGGATCCGGGGCCGGTGCAATTACCATGGCAGCAGCTCAAGCAGTGCAAGCCACGGCGCAG atgaaggaaggaagacGAACATCCAGTCTAAAAGCCAGCTATGAAGCATTTAAGAACAATGATTTTCAGCTTGgaagagaattttctttatCCAGAGATTCAACTGGATATTCATCATCAGCTCTGGCATCTACATTAACACAGACATTAAGTTCATCAACCACAGATTCACGAAGTGGCAGAAAAAGCAA aaacaacaacaaatcctCAAGTCAGCAGTCctcatcatcttcctcttcttcgTCTCTGTCATCATGTTCTTCTTCATCTGCACTGGCACAAGAACTGTCTCAGCAAACAGCAGTAATACCAGAGTCTGATTCTAATAGCCAGGTTGACTGGACCTATGATCCAAATGAGCCACGTTACTGCATTTGTAATCAG GTGTCCTATGGTGAAATGGTAGGCTGTGATAACCAAGAT TGCCCTATTGAGTGGTTCCACTATGGATGTGTTGGACTGACAGAAGCACCGAAAGGGAAATGGTATTGTCCACAATGTACAGCTGCAATGAAGAGACGAGGCAGTAGACATAAATAA
- the ING3 gene encoding inhibitor of growth protein 3 isoform X3 → MDQLEQRVNEFFMNAKKNKPEWREEQMTSIKKDYYKALEDADEKVQLANQIYDLVDRHLRKLDQELAKFKMELEADNAGITEILERRSLELDTPSQPVNNHHAHSHTPVEKRKHNPSSHHSTTDHVPEKKFKSEALLSTLTSDASKENTPGCRNSNSSSSSNNAYNTNSSQPLASYNLGSLSSGSGAGAITMAAAQAVQATAQMKEGRRTSSLKASYEAFKNNDFQLGREFSLSRDSTGYSSSALASTLTQTLSSSTTDSRSGRKSKNNNKSSSQQSSSSSSSSSLSSCSSSSALAQELSQQTAVIPESDSNSQVDWTYDPNEPRYCICNQVSYGEMVGCDNQDCPIEWFHYGCVGLTEAPKGKWYCPQCTAAMKRRGSRHK, encoded by the exons ATGGATCAGCTTGAGCAGAGGGTAAATGAATTTTTTatgaatgcaaagaaaaacaaacctgaatGGAGAGAAGAACAAATGACATCAATCAAAAAA GATTATTATAAGGCTTTGGAAGATGCAGATGAAAAAGTGCAACTGGCTAATCAAATATATGATTTG GTAGACCGTCATTTGAGAAAATTGGACCAGGAACTCgctaaatttaaaatggaacTTGAAGCAGATAATGCTGGAATTACGGAAATATTAGAGAGAA GGTCTCTGGAGCTGGATACACCATCACAGCCTGTGAATAACCATCATGCCCATTCTCACACTCCAGTAGAGA aaaGGAAACACAATCCATCTTCTCACCATAGTACAACAGATCATGTTCCTGAAAAGAAGTTTAAATCTGAAGCTCTTCTATCTACCCTGACTTCAGATgcttctaaagaaaatacacCAG GGTGTCGAAACAGTAATTCATCATCCTCTTCAAACAATGCATACAATACAAACTCTTCTCAACCATTGGCATCATATAACCTGGGCTCATTATCTTCAGGATCCGGGGCCGGTGCAATTACCATGGCAGCAGCTCAAGCAGTGCAAGCCACGGCGCAG atgaaggaaggaagacGAACATCCAGTCTAAAAGCCAGCTATGAAGCATTTAAGAACAATGATTTTCAGCTTGgaagagaattttctttatCCAGAGATTCAACTGGATATTCATCATCAGCTCTGGCATCTACATTAACACAGACATTAAGTTCATCAACCACAGATTCACGAAGTGGCAGAAAAAGCAA aaacaacaacaaatcctCAAGTCAGCAGTCctcatcatcttcctcttcttcgTCTCTGTCATCATGTTCTTCTTCATCTGCACTGGCACAAGAACTGTCTCAGCAAACAGCAGTAATACCAGAGTCTGATTCTAATAGCCAGGTTGACTGGACCTATGATCCAAATGAGCCACGTTACTGCATTTGTAATCAG GTGTCCTATGGTGAAATGGTAGGCTGTGATAACCAAGAT TGCCCTATTGAGTGGTTCCACTATGGATGTGTTGGACTGACAGAAGCACCGAAAGGGAAATGGTATTGTCCACAATGTACAGCTGCAATGAAGAGACGAGGCAGTAGACATAAATAA
- the ING3 gene encoding inhibitor of growth protein 3 isoform X2 — MLYLEDYLEMIEQLPMDLRDRFTEMREMDLQVQNAMDQLEQRVNEFFMNAKKNKPEWREEQMTSIKKDYYKALEDADEKVQLANQIYDLVDRHLRKLDQELAKFKMELEADNAGITEILERRSLELDTPSQPVNNHHAHSHTPVEKRKHNPSSHHSTTDHVPEKKFKSEALLSTLTSDASKENTPGSGAGAITMAAAQAVQATAQMKEGRRTSSLKASYEAFKNNDFQLGREFSLSRDSTGYSSSALASTLTQTLSSSTTDSRSGRKSKNNNKSSSQQSSSSSSSSSLSSCSSSSALAQELSQQTAVIPESDSNSQVDWTYDPNEPRYCICNQVSYGEMVGCDNQDCPIEWFHYGCVGLTEAPKGKWYCPQCTAAMKRRGSRHK; from the exons ATGCAATGGATCAGCTTGAGCAGAGGGTAAATGAATTTTTTatgaatgcaaagaaaaacaaacctgaatGGAGAGAAGAACAAATGACATCAATCAAAAAA GATTATTATAAGGCTTTGGAAGATGCAGATGAAAAAGTGCAACTGGCTAATCAAATATATGATTTG GTAGACCGTCATTTGAGAAAATTGGACCAGGAACTCgctaaatttaaaatggaacTTGAAGCAGATAATGCTGGAATTACGGAAATATTAGAGAGAA GGTCTCTGGAGCTGGATACACCATCACAGCCTGTGAATAACCATCATGCCCATTCTCACACTCCAGTAGAGA aaaGGAAACACAATCCATCTTCTCACCATAGTACAACAGATCATGTTCCTGAAAAGAAGTTTAAATCTGAAGCTCTTCTATCTACCCTGACTTCAGATgcttctaaagaaaatacacCAG GATCCGGGGCCGGTGCAATTACCATGGCAGCAGCTCAAGCAGTGCAAGCCACGGCGCAG atgaaggaaggaagacGAACATCCAGTCTAAAAGCCAGCTATGAAGCATTTAAGAACAATGATTTTCAGCTTGgaagagaattttctttatCCAGAGATTCAACTGGATATTCATCATCAGCTCTGGCATCTACATTAACACAGACATTAAGTTCATCAACCACAGATTCACGAAGTGGCAGAAAAAGCAA aaacaacaacaaatcctCAAGTCAGCAGTCctcatcatcttcctcttcttcgTCTCTGTCATCATGTTCTTCTTCATCTGCACTGGCACAAGAACTGTCTCAGCAAACAGCAGTAATACCAGAGTCTGATTCTAATAGCCAGGTTGACTGGACCTATGATCCAAATGAGCCACGTTACTGCATTTGTAATCAG GTGTCCTATGGTGAAATGGTAGGCTGTGATAACCAAGAT TGCCCTATTGAGTGGTTCCACTATGGATGTGTTGGACTGACAGAAGCACCGAAAGGGAAATGGTATTGTCCACAATGTACAGCTGCAATGAAGAGACGAGGCAGTAGACATAAATAA